In the genome of Lathyrus oleraceus cultivar Zhongwan6 chromosome 4, CAAS_Psat_ZW6_1.0, whole genome shotgun sequence, the window AAAACCCAACTGTCTGAGATTCGTTTTCGGTATATTTATTCAGTATACATTCCTTTTCCAGTGGCATTTGAGTACATATTATTTTTTTCTGATATGGCGCGAATGCATAGCCTTACTTTCTCTCTCTATATATCTCTCTTTCCCCTGCAGGTGATAGTATCTGCGGAGGCAGATCCTCCTGTTGTTAGAATAATGAATTACAGGTATGAACTTACTGTGTACTGGAAAAAATGAAACTTTACgatttgtatttttttttgtCTTTCTTTGATACAGACACCCATCtcatatatttttattttttattttgaatgTAGTATAAAAAACTAGGGGTTTACGGCATTACAAAACAATGCTTTAAAAATCAGTGCAGTCATTGAACCGTTTAAGACACTCATTCGATGTTCTGTGGTTCAACGTTAGTTGTATCACTGTCTTCTAGCCATTGATGATTAAATATATCTTTTGAGGTTATATAATACATTAAGTAATAAATTAATAcaaaaatattgaaaatataGACATTAAATTTTAAACTATAAGATGATTATATTTTATGTTTTGGTCTGTTTGTTCTTTAGAATTAAGGTGTTGTTCTTATAAAAAGATTAAGTTGTTGTTATTTATGGCTAATTATGTTATAGAGCCATCAAATTAACATTTACATGGTCATCTTCTTCACAATATTTCCTATCTTTTTTTCTCTCCTGCTCTTTTAATAAAACAAAAGCATCATTGTATTGAGGGAGATGTTATGATTCTATCTTGCTGTGAATATCATTAATTTGGGATGGTATGTATTTTGTCATTAAGATTCGCTTCATTTTTTTGGGGGTGAGGTTATTGTGCAGAAAATAATCTATCAATAATGTAGAATAATAGAATCAACATAGAGAGACCCAAACACATGTTTCTTGAAGTTTTGCCTTTGACTGTCACTTAGCATAATCCAAACAAAATCCTGGCGTGTCCATGATTACTTCTACTTCCTTTATGCCTGTTCACTGCATACTTACGTACTCATGCCTTGTAAATGGCCGGACCTTGAAAGTTAGTGTTCcttatatttttttctttctttcacAGTAAATATAAATATGAAATGCAGAAGAAGAAAAGAGATCAGCAGAAAAAAAGTGCTGGTAAGCATTGTATTTACTGGACTTTGAAATTTCCTTTATATCTTGTACAATTTTACAAACTTGGACTGAATATAAATTGCTGACCAAATGATCTTTTAAATGTAGCTAGTAGGATGGATTTGAAGGAGCTCAAAATGGGGTAATGTCCTAAAGAAGCCTAGATAGTCCTTCCTTCCTTATATTATTTCATAGACAATAAAGCATAAAAGAAATATCTGAATTCACATTGTTTGGTTCCATTCAGATTCCCATTCTTGGTTATGGATCAATTTAATTATCAATATTTTATAAGGGTTAGAAATGTGGACAGATAGATTTTGTTATTGCCGTTCAATCTAATTGGGTTTACTCTATTTTCTCCTGGCAGGCAACCCATCTTTACCTGTTAATTTTTTTCATCGCTCGAGAAACTAAAAGAAATAAGCTGCATGTGATGTGCAATTTATTGTTCATGAGTCATAACTTGCTTTTCGGTTCTTCAATTAGGAAAGGACACACCAAGAGGAGTTTGTTTATTCCTACTGCTCAAAGATAAACATATGAAGTTTCACATGCCAGGCCTTTCATTGCTAATATCCTGTTTCTTTTTAATAAATGTGTGATCGATTAGGACATGGTGTATTTAGAGCAGTTTGTTTGGTCATGCTGCTTAAAGATAAACACGGGAAGTTTGATGCGATGCATCAAACTATAAAAATTAGATACAATTGACAGTACAACATCATTTTAAAACATAAAACTTGCATTGGGTTGTTTTTCTTTTGATAACAAGAACTCAATTAGACCAGTTGCGGAGATTGCTTTTTATGAACCGGGGTTTATTTTGAGTTGTTGCTATACTCAATTACCTTTGGTAGAATCTGATTGTTTACTATTTTGGTTATTTCGACAGATACAACATAGATCAACATGATTATTCTGTACGTTTGAAAGCTGCACGGAAATTTTTGGCCGATGGTGACAAGGTTACATTTATTATTTCGAAATGGCATATTAAAAGTAGATATTCAATATATATCATCTTCAAGTGTATTAATATCTTTTGGACCAATTGCTGTAGGTTAAGATCATAGTAAACCTTAAAGGTCGTGAAAAAGAATTCAGGAATAATGCTATTGAGCTTATTAGACGTTTTCAGGACGATGTTGGGAAGGTATGTGATTCCGTTTTGCTATGCTCTGATTCAGCAATATCATATTCTCGATAATTTCTATTGAAAAAGTAAGGTCCTATGATGTTACACTAGTAATTTATTGATGCACTATAGACTCTTGGCACACTTCAATACTTAATAATCACCACCACCTTATTTATTGTTTCTTTTTCCTTTTTAAATTCCATTTGTGTTTATATCTTCTTCAATATCATAATTAAGTCATTTTGCAGCCAATGTTTGCTGATATCTTATTTTACTTTCAATGGAGACATATCTAAACCACACTCGGGTCTTGTGCAGCTTGGAACAGAGGAGGCTAAAAACTTCCGTGACAAGAACATCTTCATAACTCTTGTTCCAAATAAAGTTGAAGTGCAGAAACCTCAAGAAACACCGAAAATAGCTGCAGCAGATGAAGTCTCTGTCAGTGTCGAAGCATAGTTgaaaaaaattaccacacggGATTCTAATTGTAGAAGGGATGGATTGTGAGTTACTGATATTGCTCTGTTTTGAAATTTGAGTGTTGTACGTATAGAATGCATATAATTCATGTGATAATAGTATATAGTTCATTAGAAGTTGAATTATAGAGGCAGCCTTGTCCATTAACCGATCTCTTCGGTAGTAATCACACAAGATCACCCGGGATGAAAATCTTCTGCAGTTACTTGATTTGCAATGTATCTCAACCtttgaatttcatttttttaATCCCTCTCTGGGAAAAAATGCCAGCCTGGGTGGGTGATATAGTTGATTATGACTCAGTACCTGTTTGAGTGCAGCTTATTTATAACCTTGACTCAAAAATGTAATTTTCTGTTTAAGATGTAGATGCTGCAACGTACATACCTAACGATTTGAAGGTAGCTTAGTTTTGAAGTGCTTACGTTTGAAGAATGCTAACATGTCAAATGTTTTTCTACACGCACAAGTAAACAGAATATAGTATTGAAAGCAACATGGTACACACATGCACCATGTTCAGAGATTCTACTATATCCTTTTGGACGTTAAAACTTTTCAATTGTAAAAACTGTATCCTTTTCCGGTTAATATCTTCTCGGTATATTCGCATAATTTCTAATTGAAAACGTTAATAGATAATTGAACAACTCCAGCATTATCCTTAATTTATGTGGTTGATAAAACAGTCGCGGAGACGAATAAAATATGAAAAAGGATAATATATTACGTACAGGAAATAAAAAGTGTATTGAAAATGAGAGCCCATTAAATGATATTTCAAGGATTTGacattttaaaataattttattataatTCACTGATAAATTTACTTTAGAGTTTGAAGTGAGTTACGTGAATTATTGATGTATAAATCAATAGTTTTATATATACATGAAGAATGAAGATGCATAActaattaatatatattttttccTAATCACTCTCATTAAAAATCTGGTATCACCTAAATATTGGGGATACAAAACAGGATAGGATGACAATTTGTATTGTTTGGACAGAATATTATAATATTCATTCTTATATTTACAATTTGAAAAATTATGTGTCCGAATCCATATCCGCTTGGGTGTCACAGTTAGCACCCGTACACGTACCTTATGGATATGTAAATATCCATATCCGTGACCCacatttttattaaaaataaatagataattatataatatcatataattttaagttttaacattaaattttttttaaacaatttatTATTGAAATAAACGAACACTTATATTAAATACATAATGATTTAATATTTATATACGTTTTATAATTAATAGACATACATTctatataataatataaattaaaatatataaatataaattaaaatatataaatatatagtATGTATGAATGGTGTATGGTGGATACTAAGATGTTCATACTCTTATTTTTATGGGTAATTATCTGAGCTTATTCCCATATCCATTTTTGCGGATTTTTATTCTATCCGTTATGGATAAATTAGCGGATGTCTATTGGGAATGTGTCAAATTTTCATCCCTACAGATGTGACTAATGTTTTTGCCTCAATATTTTACGCCTAACACTCTTAAAAATGTGGCGGGAGGGATTTTTCTGTGGGTcttttgttaattttttttaaatttataatGATAAAAAATTGAATGTTCCCTCGTATATAAATATAATCTTATTGTATCTTTTTAAAATTAGTTTCTTTTTCATTTGTTTCATCTTTCATTTTGTCTATCCTTGATTGTCGTTCTATTCGATCATCTAAGCCACcacttttgttttatttttcttcGTCTATAGAGATACGCGTTTAATGTAAGCTTCAATCCAACCTTTCTATTTTTTATATTACATATAGAATGAGATAAATACTAAAACACCTTAATGGACTttgtaaaaaatattttaaatttattgTAGTTCTAACATTGTACATTTGTTAAGGATCTATATCAATACTCTTGCATCTGATTTAATTTTTAGTATTGGTTCTATCATTCTTAACAAGTACAAAAGCCATTTACTATTGAAAAATGTGGAGGCTTTGATTTGCACTCGCAGTTGACTTTACTATTTTAATAGTTCATGCATATAATCATTTTAATCATACTTTTTAATTTAAATGTGGTTTATTTGGCTAGATAAAATATATGGTTATgactttttatttatttatgtaatTGTAGTGGACGGCGATGAGGGAAAGGATGGTGAAAGATTCCAACCAATTGCTACGATATCAATTAAAGTTTCATAAGTTTACGATATAGATAACGATTGATGAAGTGTTTGTCTTAGAACTTTTGGGATTGTTTTTTTGTTCTTGGTTCTTGGTTGTCTTTGTTTAGTTTGTACTGGTTTGATTTGCTAATTTGTGCCTCTAGATTTCCTTAACTAGGTTATGCTTGTTGGTtttttggtattgtgatgttaGTGCCATAGCAATGTTAACCAAGTGGACTCTTTTGGTGTTTTAGtgtgtttgtttttgtttatgTTAAAGAATATGACATTAACAATAAGACTTATTGAAGTTCTATTATATGTTGTTAAGAAATATCTTTCAACAGTCTCTTTGATAATgattaaattttttataaatCATGTAGTAAATCAAACAGAAAAAAAAAAGTTTGGCGAACCGACCCTCCAACTCATTAATAAATGGGTGGGCTTGACTTTTGAACTCAGACGTCTAAATTGGTTTGTCCCACTTTTTGACGGGCTTAAACGAGACATGCTAAACGGAGCGGATCGCTCAATTTGCCAACCTTATCCAAATTACcattaatttaaatttaaatttagatttttaaatgaaaaaataatataTTAGTAAGAAAGGTGAAAACTACCAAAATATAAATAATCTTAAAGctgttgaattgtaattccttgtgtcgaagcaggttgctcgacagaagcaaggaagtgtcgaaccacccagtgtgttgagtagtgttaactattttgggcttttataattttgggcttttatagttttggtCTTTGGCTTGAGGTTCAAGTTAACATAAATCTATAAAGtgagggagtaacccttattttgtaatagaagtgaatagagcattcataacattgtattcacattattttacagttgcaaagtgaataagaagttttccacagtttgtgggcaaggagaaactctgcagaattatattactcttctccttcgtcgttc includes:
- the LOC127138456 gene encoding translation initiation factor IF3-4, chloroplastic; translated protein: MSGITTTTVPVKLKLFDTRISPLFSSSIPHSLSFHYSPSHATVRYGVSLRTSAYGNNFRRPPPSNEADNEEALDLSKIRSGTVRLIDQSQNMIGVVSLDKAIQMAEDAELDLVIVSAEADPPVVRIMNYSKYKYEMQKKKRDQQKKSAASRMDLKELKMGYNIDQHDYSVRLKAARKFLADGDKVKIIVNLKGREKEFRNNAIELIRRFQDDVGKLGTEEAKNFRDKNIFITLVPNKVEVQKPQETPKIAAADEVSVSVEA